In the genome of Nocardia terpenica, one region contains:
- a CDS encoding toxin-antitoxin system YwqK family antitoxin, whose product MTKRINADFDPISWDVNDRLMYQGEPFTGEVVETLGDKILSQQSYVNGIPHGPDREWWPNGTLESEGQMRDGRPYGIYRRWHENGQLAGEKHFGDDGALHTVLEWDEDGNPIELRTRRRRNS is encoded by the coding sequence ATGACAAAACGGATCAACGCCGACTTCGACCCGATCAGCTGGGATGTTAACGATCGGCTGATGTATCAGGGCGAACCCTTCACCGGCGAGGTTGTGGAAACTCTCGGGGACAAAATCCTGTCGCAGCAGTCCTATGTCAACGGTATTCCACACGGACCGGATCGGGAGTGGTGGCCGAACGGAACTCTCGAGTCCGAAGGTCAGATGCGGGACGGACGCCCTTATGGAATCTATCGTAGATGGCATGAGAATGGGCAACTGGCCGGTGAAAAACACTTCGGTGACGACGGTGCACTGCACACCGTGCTCGAATGGGACGAGGACGGCAATCCGATCGAATTACGGACGCGCAGGCGAAGAAATTCGTGA
- a CDS encoding DUF6301 family protein codes for MTTGTIAKRQLPLVLHGRLDEGQLENLCANLGLTASGSTDESIGTELGRYTCQHPRFRTLTDVILTLVRSGPAEWTLAVDVAPGSDIDSWLRWVETGVRAAGLAIDSRVLPPSSPERTEAQRRADLEEATYVIEQTHRALGIRRSSESTASITDRSTGAPAESIIRLPAIDIRRKIRPDPIRPPRESTGWRALDDHQVVELAVRLRSLVWSWRMDDMLRLSAVIPWHWEPAELGSTMSDSQPSTADGYVYGDGAEASCIELAVTTPGTDPAQLLAAFTRMADVLTETLGEPNTRVSEALPQACWASEKNTLVLAVRRRTVALLLERHDSEHGSRSKLP; via the coding sequence ATGACGACGGGAACCATAGCCAAGCGGCAGTTGCCACTCGTTCTGCACGGCAGGCTCGACGAGGGCCAACTCGAAAACCTCTGCGCGAACCTCGGATTGACCGCCTCTGGGAGCACGGACGAATCGATTGGAACCGAGCTCGGGCGCTACACCTGTCAACACCCTCGATTTCGGACACTCACCGACGTGATCCTCACTCTGGTCCGGTCCGGCCCCGCCGAATGGACACTCGCCGTTGACGTTGCACCCGGCTCCGATATCGACTCATGGCTGCGCTGGGTCGAAACGGGTGTTCGTGCCGCAGGGTTGGCAATCGACAGCCGGGTCCTGCCGCCATCGTCCCCGGAACGAACCGAGGCTCAAAGACGTGCGGATCTGGAGGAGGCCACGTACGTGATCGAACAGACCCACCGCGCCCTGGGGATAAGGCGCTCCTCCGAGTCCACTGCCTCGATCACAGACAGGTCCACCGGGGCACCAGCGGAGTCGATCATTCGTCTTCCAGCAATCGACATCCGTCGGAAGATCCGACCCGACCCGATCCGGCCACCGCGAGAATCGACAGGGTGGCGAGCGCTCGACGATCATCAAGTCGTAGAGCTGGCCGTTCGACTCCGCAGCCTGGTCTGGTCGTGGCGTATGGACGACATGTTGAGGCTCAGCGCAGTAATCCCATGGCACTGGGAGCCTGCCGAACTCGGCTCGACAATGTCTGATAGCCAACCGAGCACGGCCGATGGCTACGTGTACGGCGATGGCGCCGAGGCGAGCTGCATCGAGTTGGCCGTGACGACACCGGGCACCGATCCCGCGCAACTACTCGCGGCGTTCACCCGAATGGCCGATGTGCTCACCGAAACCCTCGGCGAGCCGAACACTCGGGTCTCGGAGGCATTACCCCAAGCTTGCTGGGCCTCCGAGAAGAATACATTGGTACTTGCTGTGCGACGGCGTACTGTCGCTCTGCTCTTGGAGAGGCACGACTCCGAGCATGGCAGCCGGTCGAAGCTACCGTAG
- a CDS encoding toxin-antitoxin system YwqK family antitoxin, translating to MTKRINANFDPVSWDDDLRLEYQGEPFTGEVVETLGDQLLSQEFYVNGIPHGPDREWWENGALKSEGQVRHGRAYGVFRTWHENGQLASEKHFSDNGRLHTVLEWDENGNPITDEGRRRI from the coding sequence ATGACAAAGCGAATCAACGCCAACTTCGACCCGGTCAGCTGGGATGATGATCTTCGCTTGGAGTACCAGGGAGAGCCGTTCACCGGCGAGGTGGTCGAAACCCTCGGCGACCAACTCCTGTCCCAGGAGTTCTACGTCAACGGCATCCCCCACGGGCCGGACAGAGAGTGGTGGGAGAACGGCGCTCTCAAGTCCGAAGGCCAAGTACGACACGGTCGCGCCTATGGCGTGTTCCGTACATGGCATGAGAACGGCCAATTGGCCTCCGAGAAGCACTTCAGCGACAACGGGCGACTGCACACTGTTCTCGAATGGGACGAAAATGGCAATCCCATAACAGATGAGGGGAGACGCAGAATTTAG